The Halobacterium sp. CBA1132 genome has a segment encoding these proteins:
- a CDS encoding type II/IV secretion system ATPase subunit translates to MAGDDAGAGGATASGGTDDSPAEGTPTARNRDYDWEGLAPAVRERDGGATVGDYSWVDYLEEYGDGDAAERVRERRERAQHELAAADAGRKEDVEPPYPEWDELGADPPEPKWDDIDADPSDDLGFDPDEKGDVLGTAARRASNFHDYFDEFTDPATTPVAKDEWLWEHFKREYYYVGDDDWTRPRDEAGDIVRFDPVEYLGFDPENVEQWLSVKDDAADEMLDLEAERTVDIHEEIDEDAFFSTVDGRTTIANRYDLEKAVPMGKKRHFREVERYWVNKPYAFVVIFHSDRENEKKYYLVEPYRNPIEADLQEFLTEKLRTAIKYASDDVAAAGDEAERRGVIERETRKLLDRYDLYDGPVAREQSLVDKLLAAVGRGEPPVESDEDHLDGIMARPEPAVLAEDSDALTQYQVETLLYVLQRNFIGYERIDGIKHDINVEDISCDGYDSPVFVYHTDYENLITNVYHGRESLDDFVVKLAQRSGKGISKRQPQVDATLRDGSRAQLTLGREVSDHGTNYTIRQFKDVPFTPVDLVNWQTFSLDEMAFLWLCIESHKSLVFAGGTASGKTTSLNAVSLFIPSNAKIVSIEDTREVELPQRNWIASVTRPSFGEDETGDIDEFDLLEAALRQRPDYIVMGEVRGEEGRTLFQVMSTGHTTYTTFHADNVGEVLKRFTTEPINVSKTLFTALDLVSVQSQTRVRGQKVRRNRSITEINRYDPENDEINVNDVFQWEPEDDTYRQTADSSTLEDIKFDRGWTQMELDRQLQERRVLLAYLIEQGLNEYAQVAATAQAYINDPDTILTLVANDHLEDALEDLRGMESVLIDVDPDKEAMVPRPDPSESVLEEAEAILETAREDGGVLAEYEGDEADSLATALTPDAATEDVVADTRGLDAEDLEAAIEQVADADLPDEPERTDTQSSDPFADDDLEPAVERVGDSDGFGSFEPATASDDAAATETGEGEDEREEGAE, encoded by the coding sequence ATGGCAGGGGACGATGCCGGAGCCGGCGGGGCGACCGCCAGCGGCGGCACCGACGACTCACCGGCCGAGGGCACACCGACGGCGCGGAACCGCGACTACGACTGGGAGGGGCTCGCGCCCGCCGTCCGCGAGCGCGACGGCGGCGCGACGGTCGGGGACTACTCGTGGGTGGACTATCTGGAGGAGTACGGCGACGGCGACGCGGCCGAGCGAGTCCGCGAGCGGCGCGAGCGCGCGCAGCACGAACTCGCAGCCGCCGACGCGGGCCGCAAGGAGGACGTCGAGCCACCGTACCCCGAGTGGGACGAACTCGGCGCGGACCCGCCGGAGCCGAAGTGGGACGACATCGACGCCGACCCGAGCGACGACCTCGGCTTCGACCCCGACGAGAAGGGCGACGTGCTCGGGACGGCAGCGCGGCGCGCGAGCAACTTCCACGACTACTTCGACGAGTTCACCGACCCCGCGACGACGCCCGTCGCGAAAGACGAGTGGCTGTGGGAGCACTTCAAGCGCGAGTACTACTACGTCGGGGACGACGACTGGACGCGGCCCCGCGACGAGGCCGGCGACATCGTGCGCTTCGACCCCGTGGAGTACCTCGGGTTCGACCCCGAGAACGTCGAGCAGTGGCTGTCGGTGAAAGACGACGCCGCCGACGAGATGCTCGATTTGGAGGCCGAGCGCACGGTCGACATCCACGAGGAGATAGACGAGGACGCGTTCTTCTCGACGGTCGACGGGCGGACCACCATCGCGAACCGCTACGACCTGGAGAAGGCGGTGCCGATGGGGAAGAAACGCCACTTCCGGGAGGTCGAGCGCTACTGGGTGAACAAGCCGTACGCGTTCGTCGTCATCTTCCACTCCGACCGCGAGAACGAGAAGAAGTACTACCTCGTGGAGCCGTACCGCAACCCCATCGAGGCGGACCTCCAAGAGTTCCTCACCGAGAAGCTCCGGACCGCCATCAAGTACGCCAGCGACGACGTGGCGGCCGCCGGCGACGAGGCCGAGCGCCGCGGCGTCATCGAGCGCGAGACGCGGAAGCTCCTCGACCGCTACGACCTCTACGACGGCCCGGTGGCGCGCGAGCAGTCGCTCGTCGACAAACTGTTAGCGGCCGTCGGGCGAGGAGAGCCGCCGGTCGAGTCCGACGAGGACCACCTCGACGGCATCATGGCGCGCCCCGAACCCGCGGTGCTCGCGGAGGACTCGGACGCGCTCACCCAGTACCAGGTGGAGACGCTTTTGTACGTGCTCCAGCGGAACTTCATCGGCTACGAGCGCATCGACGGCATCAAACACGACATCAACGTCGAGGACATCTCCTGCGACGGCTACGACTCGCCGGTGTTCGTCTACCACACCGACTACGAGAACCTCATCACGAACGTCTACCACGGCCGCGAGAGCCTCGACGACTTCGTGGTGAAACTCGCACAGCGCTCCGGGAAGGGCATCTCGAAACGCCAGCCGCAGGTCGACGCCACGCTCCGGGACGGCTCCCGCGCCCAACTCACGCTCGGCCGCGAGGTCTCAGACCACGGCACCAACTACACGATTCGCCAGTTCAAGGACGTGCCGTTCACGCCCGTCGACCTCGTGAACTGGCAGACGTTCAGCCTCGACGAGATGGCGTTCCTCTGGCTGTGCATCGAGTCCCACAAGAGCCTCGTGTTCGCGGGCGGCACCGCCTCCGGGAAGACGACCAGCCTGAACGCCGTCTCCCTGTTCATCCCGAGCAACGCGAAAATCGTCTCCATCGAGGACACCCGCGAGGTCGAACTCCCCCAGCGCAACTGGATTGCCAGCGTCACCCGCCCGAGCTTCGGTGAGGACGAGACCGGCGACATCGACGAGTTCGACCTGCTCGAGGCCGCGCTCCGCCAGCGCCCCGACTACATCGTGATGGGCGAGGTGCGCGGCGAGGAGGGCCGCACGCTCTTCCAGGTGATGAGCACCGGCCACACCACGTACACGACGTTCCACGCGGACAACGTCGGCGAGGTCCTCAAGCGCTTCACCACCGAACCAATCAACGTCTCGAAGACGCTGTTCACGGCGCTGGACCTCGTTTCGGTGCAGTCCCAGACGCGAGTCAGGGGCCAGAAGGTCCGCCGGAACCGCTCCATCACGGAAATCAACCGCTACGACCCCGAGAACGACGAAATCAACGTCAACGACGTGTTCCAGTGGGAACCCGAGGACGATACCTACCGGCAGACGGCGGACTCCTCGACGCTCGAGGACATCAAATTCGACCGCGGCTGGACGCAGATGGAGCTCGACCGCCAACTGCAGGAGCGCCGCGTCCTGCTGGCGTACCTCATCGAGCAGGGCCTCAACGAGTACGCGCAGGTCGCCGCGACCGCGCAGGCGTACATCAACGACCCCGACACCATCCTCACGCTCGTCGCCAACGACCACTTGGAGGACGCCCTGGAGGACCTCCGCGGGATGGAGAGCGTGCTCATCGACGTCGACCCGGACAAGGAGGCGATGGTGCCCCGACCCGACCCCTCCGAGAGCGTGCTCGAAGAGGCCGAGGCAATCCTCGAAACTGCCCGCGAGGACGGCGGTGTGCTCGCGGAGTACGAGGGCGACGAGGCGGACTCGCTGGCGACCGCGCTCACGCCCGACGCCGCCACCGAGGACGTGGTGGCAGACACACGCGGGCTCGATGCTGAGGACCTCGAAGCCGCCATCGAGCAGGTGGCCGACGCCGACCTGCCGGACGAACCGGAGCGAACGGACACCCAGAGCAGCGACCCGTTCGCCGACGACGACCTCGAGCCCGCAGTCGAGCGGGTGGGCGACAGCGACGGCTTCGGGAGCTTCGAACCGGCGACCGCCAGCGACGATGCGGCCGCCACCGAGACTGGTGAGGGTGAGGACGAACGGGAGGAGGGCGCCGAATGA
- the hpt gene encoding hypoxanthine/guanine phosphoribosyltransferase, with product MERLRESFQRAPVIEKEGGYEYVVLPISNGVPMLEPALLREVVVGITRVADLEDVDKIVTPEAMGIHISTAVSLQTDLPVTVVRKREYGLPGEVEIHQETGYSEGEMYVNDVDAGDRVLVLDDLLSTGGTLRALTDALDGIGADIADVVVVIRKVGSDSEMADSPHDVTALVDIEVSNGEVTVVDEYR from the coding sequence ATGGAGCGGTTACGCGAGTCCTTCCAGCGCGCGCCCGTCATCGAGAAAGAGGGTGGGTACGAGTACGTCGTCCTCCCCATCAGCAACGGCGTGCCGATGCTCGAGCCCGCGCTGCTGCGGGAGGTCGTCGTCGGCATCACGCGGGTCGCGGACCTCGAGGACGTGGACAAAATCGTGACGCCGGAGGCGATGGGAATCCACATCTCGACGGCCGTGAGCCTGCAGACGGACCTCCCGGTGACGGTCGTTCGGAAGCGCGAGTACGGGCTGCCGGGCGAGGTCGAAATCCACCAGGAGACCGGCTACTCGGAGGGCGAGATGTACGTCAACGACGTGGACGCGGGCGACCGCGTGCTCGTGCTGGACGACCTGCTGTCGACGGGCGGGACGCTGCGCGCGCTCACGGACGCCCTCGACGGCATCGGCGCGGACATCGCGGACGTCGTCGTGGTCATCCGGAAGGTCGGCTCCGACAGCGAGATGGCCGACTCGCCCCACGACGTCACCGCGCTCGTAGACATCGAGGTGTCGAACGGCGAGGTGACCGTCGTCGACGAGTACCGGTAG
- a CDS encoding helix-turn-helix domain-containing protein encodes MSIDRETFENASEDELAGLSVPERVLGFLASHDGHAFEAGEIAARLEIDEGAVSTALTRLKDRDLVEHKATYWAVTDDEQRLAEYDGYERATSLFNEQLGEEDADAWREQSPEGAHPSVDDEQ; translated from the coding sequence ATGTCAATCGACCGCGAGACCTTCGAGAACGCCAGCGAGGACGAGCTCGCGGGACTGTCCGTTCCCGAGCGCGTCCTCGGGTTCCTCGCGAGCCACGACGGACACGCGTTCGAAGCGGGCGAGATTGCCGCTCGCCTCGAAATCGACGAAGGAGCGGTCAGCACCGCCCTCACGCGGCTCAAGGACCGCGACCTCGTCGAACACAAGGCGACGTACTGGGCGGTCACCGACGACGAGCAGCGACTCGCGGAGTACGACGGCTACGAGCGCGCCACTTCCCTGTTCAACGAGCAACTCGGCGAGGAGGACGCGGACGCCTGGCGCGAGCAGTCGCCCGAGGGAGCGCACCCGAGCGTCGACGACGAACAGTGA
- a CDS encoding iron transporter, with the protein MRKRSRRAFLAAAGSVGLGATAGCLGVLETERATREPPLPQNRPDAAYVPSHVEGMEMAGMQTQGRYACALTYTFPHRFWLVRGADTDRVNVRGEDDVHLMVAVWDAETGTVLPNASVEVAYTGQNDETSSVTPWQMLSQQMGVHHGDNVALGGEGNYDVTVRVVPPTTRRASAETVSMEPAEFDFSFTFDRSSLDDLPFEDIPADREGSEGAVDAMDMESARLSQAPPTGDFPMSVRGSAETGGASLVVGTAREYGDLAGDGETYVAASLRTPHNRFVLPSASLSATVDSGDARAFDGDLVPTLDADLGYHYGAVVSASDAIENVTVSVDTPPQVSRHEGYETPFFDFSDVSV; encoded by the coding sequence ATGCGTAAGCGGAGTCGCCGCGCGTTCCTCGCGGCGGCGGGCAGCGTCGGCCTCGGCGCGACCGCCGGCTGTCTGGGCGTCCTCGAAACCGAGCGCGCGACTCGCGAGCCGCCGCTCCCACAGAACCGCCCCGACGCCGCCTACGTTCCCTCGCACGTCGAGGGCATGGAGATGGCGGGGATGCAGACGCAGGGCCGGTACGCGTGTGCGCTCACCTACACGTTCCCGCACCGCTTCTGGCTGGTGCGCGGCGCGGACACCGACCGCGTGAACGTCCGCGGCGAGGACGACGTTCACCTGATGGTCGCCGTCTGGGACGCCGAGACCGGCACGGTACTCCCGAACGCCAGCGTCGAAGTTGCGTACACCGGGCAGAACGACGAAACGTCGTCGGTGACGCCGTGGCAGATGCTCTCCCAGCAGATGGGCGTCCACCACGGCGACAACGTCGCGCTCGGCGGCGAGGGCAACTACGACGTGACGGTACGGGTCGTTCCGCCGACGACGCGGCGAGCGAGCGCCGAGACAGTCTCGATGGAGCCGGCGGAGTTCGACTTCTCGTTCACGTTCGACCGCAGCAGCCTCGACGACCTCCCGTTCGAGGACATCCCCGCCGACCGGGAGGGAAGCGAGGGCGCCGTCGACGCGATGGACATGGAGAGCGCGCGTCTCTCGCAGGCGCCGCCCACAGGCGACTTCCCGATGTCCGTGCGGGGGAGCGCCGAGACTGGCGGCGCCAGTCTCGTCGTCGGAACCGCGAGGGAGTACGGCGACCTCGCGGGCGACGGCGAGACGTACGTCGCGGCGTCGCTGCGCACGCCACACAACAGATTCGTGCTCCCGAGCGCGTCACTCTCTGCGACCGTCGACTCGGGCGACGCGCGCGCGTTCGACGGCGACCTCGTACCGACGCTCGACGCCGACCTCGGCTACCACTACGGCGCGGTCGTCTCCGCTTCTGACGCAATCGAGAACGTGACCGTGAGCGTCGACACGCCGCCGCAGGTGTCGCGCCACGAGGGGTACGAGACGCCGTTCTTCGACTTCTCGGACGTGTCGGTCTGA
- a CDS encoding winged helix-turn-helix transcriptional regulator — MTDARDRITSHVHDDPGVHFNAVVRETDLAAGQVQHHVRRLLDAGDLAVERISGRTHYFPPTYDDWERGVVALARRETARDAISYLLDAGPSRPTEVADSVGVARSTLEHHLDALTDRGVVEKRRDERNRVTLAVVRPEATVRLLAAVEPSTADRFVDRFERLLDDFLD; from the coding sequence GTGACTGACGCCCGCGACCGCATTACTTCGCACGTCCACGACGACCCCGGCGTCCACTTCAACGCCGTCGTGCGCGAGACAGACCTCGCCGCCGGACAAGTCCAACACCACGTCCGCCGCCTGCTCGACGCGGGCGACCTCGCGGTCGAACGAATCTCCGGGCGCACGCACTACTTCCCGCCGACGTACGACGACTGGGAGCGCGGCGTCGTCGCGCTCGCGCGCCGCGAGACCGCTCGCGACGCCATCTCCTACCTCCTCGACGCGGGACCGTCGCGGCCCACCGAAGTCGCTGACAGCGTCGGTGTCGCGCGCTCCACGCTCGAACACCACCTCGACGCGCTGACCGACCGCGGCGTCGTCGAGAAGCGCCGCGACGAGCGCAACCGCGTCACGCTCGCGGTCGTTCGCCCGGAGGCGACGGTGCGACTGCTCGCTGCCGTGGAGCCGTCGACCGCGGACCGGTTCGTCGACCGCTTCGAACGCCTCCTCGACGACTTCCTCGACTAG
- a CDS encoding CBS domain-containing protein, whose product MDDIFVGRLMSDNPHTVTPDTLVEDAADVMRDNNIGSVIVVDDNGHLEGILTNTDFVTIVAKSKPKANTTVERYMTTDVVTTGVQDSIRDVADAMLEHGFHHMPVVDDDDNVIGMITTTDLASYISTVQTPSPA is encoded by the coding sequence ATGGACGATATTTTCGTCGGCCGACTGATGTCGGACAACCCCCACACTGTCACCCCCGACACGCTCGTCGAGGACGCCGCGGACGTGATGCGGGACAACAACATCGGGTCGGTCATCGTCGTCGACGACAACGGCCACCTCGAAGGCATCCTCACGAACACCGACTTCGTCACCATCGTCGCGAAGAGCAAGCCGAAAGCCAACACCACCGTCGAGCGCTACATGACCACGGACGTCGTCACGACGGGCGTCCAGGACTCGATTCGCGACGTCGCCGACGCCATGCTCGAACACGGCTTCCACCACATGCCCGTCGTCGACGACGACGACAACGTCATCGGCATGATCACCACGACGGACCTCGCGTCGTACATCTCCACCGTCCAGACGCCCAGCCCTGCCTGA
- a CDS encoding PQQ-binding-like beta-propeller repeat protein, which yields MDRRAFLRSMGLGVGASVLVGASPLNPLDARPAAESPPDTTPEPTSTTTAEPTTAAPPEHRRWTRDLYGTVRGLVTDDAGEELYVSIGSNVYRLDAGTGETDWQTESEQTIEAPVALGESTAFAMGDEGRLLSIARSSGERNWFEDVYVYRAARPHVHDGTVVVLGQRVHGFDADSGDHQWQSEQTFTTPGALRDGGILYVGSGRTFAKLDLADGSTVWQWDDRDHIDMPDGNFRLDADRGRLYATYNGMLFAVETETGEVAWRADGNFVRALAQYGDYLFAVTETDADNTKFSAIDLDGPEVAYEQIAPLDVDGWSYGHVTTSLATHNSYAVAGTDTGHLVALDAASGRLVGAVAVAEDPLARLHVHRDAAFVSGSGFLRSVDLATADLTDD from the coding sequence ATGGACCGCCGCGCGTTCCTTCGGTCGATGGGACTCGGTGTCGGTGCGAGCGTGCTCGTCGGCGCGTCTCCGCTCAACCCACTCGACGCCCGGCCCGCCGCTGAATCGCCGCCGGACACGACCCCGGAGCCAACGAGTACGACCACGGCAGAACCGACAACTGCCGCGCCCCCGGAGCACCGCCGCTGGACGCGAGACCTCTACGGAACGGTCCGCGGGCTGGTCACTGACGACGCCGGCGAGGAGCTGTACGTCTCCATCGGGAGCAACGTCTACCGGCTCGACGCTGGCACTGGGGAGACGGACTGGCAGACCGAGTCCGAGCAGACCATCGAAGCACCGGTCGCGCTCGGTGAATCCACCGCCTTCGCGATGGGCGACGAGGGGCGGTTGCTCTCGATAGCTCGCTCGTCCGGCGAGCGGAACTGGTTCGAGGACGTCTACGTCTACCGGGCGGCCCGACCGCACGTCCACGACGGGACTGTCGTCGTACTCGGACAGCGCGTCCACGGGTTCGACGCCGACTCCGGCGACCACCAGTGGCAGTCCGAACAGACGTTCACGACACCGGGCGCGCTCCGGGACGGCGGGATTCTCTACGTCGGCTCCGGGCGCACGTTCGCGAAACTCGACCTCGCGGACGGCTCGACGGTCTGGCAGTGGGACGACCGCGACCACATCGACATGCCGGACGGCAACTTCCGGCTCGACGCCGACCGCGGCCGCCTCTACGCGACGTACAACGGGATGTTGTTCGCCGTCGAGACGGAGACCGGGGAGGTCGCGTGGCGGGCCGACGGGAACTTCGTGCGTGCGCTCGCCCAGTACGGCGACTACCTTTTCGCGGTCACGGAGACGGACGCGGACAACACGAAGTTCTCCGCCATCGACCTCGACGGCCCCGAGGTCGCGTACGAACAAATCGCGCCGCTGGACGTCGACGGCTGGTCGTACGGACACGTCACGACGTCGCTGGCGACCCACAACTCGTACGCGGTCGCCGGGACCGACACTGGCCACCTCGTCGCGCTCGACGCCGCGTCTGGCCGCCTCGTCGGTGCGGTTGCCGTCGCCGAGGACCCCCTCGCCCGGCTCCACGTCCACCGTGACGCTGCGTTCGTCTCCGGCAGTGGGTTCCTTCGCAGCGTCGACCTCGCGACTGCAGACCTCACGGACGACTGA
- a CDS encoding MFS transporter — protein MTERTRAGFDVLLLTSGIWFLAKFLRYAFPPLFPQFRDLYGVSNGVLGAAFTAMMLVYALLQFPAGVVADRLGAARVVTAGVTVAGVAALVLAVPGPLAVLVGGMVLVGVGTGVHKTVAVDLLATLYPSQRGRALGVHDTFGAFGGVVAPAVVVAVAADPGWRALFLGGGVLALVLAVAFRLRAPDDADVSATTDGEAASVADYRALLADRRFDVFLLVTVGFSFTYNGVVAFLPLYLTDAAGLDSATASLLYSALFAVSLVQLTTGELSDRFSALSVVVATLALATAGLFGLLVAGESVFVLGAMVVAFGLGGHGFRPVRGVYLVDVVPDSMAGGGLGAARTILMGAGAVSPAVVGFVSERSGFRAAFGVLFASLVLAAVLAVWLLVTERQRAT, from the coding sequence ATGACCGAGCGGACGCGCGCGGGCTTCGACGTCCTGTTGTTGACGTCCGGCATCTGGTTCCTCGCGAAGTTCCTCCGGTACGCGTTCCCGCCGCTGTTCCCGCAGTTCCGCGACCTCTACGGCGTCTCGAACGGCGTGCTGGGCGCGGCGTTCACCGCGATGATGCTGGTGTACGCGCTGTTGCAGTTCCCGGCGGGCGTGGTCGCGGACCGACTCGGCGCGGCGCGCGTGGTCACGGCGGGCGTGACGGTCGCTGGCGTCGCAGCGCTCGTGTTGGCGGTGCCGGGGCCGCTGGCGGTGCTGGTCGGCGGGATGGTGTTGGTCGGCGTCGGAACCGGCGTCCACAAGACCGTCGCGGTCGACCTGCTGGCGACGCTGTACCCGTCGCAGCGCGGACGCGCGCTCGGCGTCCACGACACGTTCGGCGCGTTCGGCGGCGTGGTCGCTCCAGCGGTGGTCGTTGCCGTCGCCGCCGACCCGGGGTGGCGCGCCCTCTTCCTCGGTGGCGGCGTGCTCGCGCTCGTGCTCGCTGTCGCGTTCCGACTGCGAGCGCCCGACGACGCCGACGTGAGCGCGACGACGGACGGCGAGGCGGCGTCGGTCGCGGACTACCGCGCGCTGCTGGCGGACCGCCGCTTCGACGTGTTCCTCCTGGTCACCGTCGGTTTCTCGTTCACGTACAACGGCGTCGTCGCGTTCCTCCCGTTGTACTTGACCGACGCCGCGGGCCTCGACAGCGCGACCGCGAGCCTGCTGTACAGCGCGCTGTTCGCGGTGAGTCTCGTCCAACTCACGACCGGCGAACTCAGCGACCGGTTCAGCGCGCTGTCGGTCGTCGTCGCCACGCTCGCGCTCGCGACGGCGGGGTTGTTCGGCTTGCTCGTCGCCGGCGAGTCCGTGTTCGTGCTGGGTGCGATGGTCGTCGCGTTCGGCCTCGGGGGCCACGGCTTCCGGCCGGTTCGCGGCGTCTACCTCGTGGACGTGGTGCCGGATTCGATGGCGGGCGGCGGCCTCGGTGCCGCGAGAACGATACTGATGGGCGCGGGCGCCGTCTCCCCGGCGGTCGTCGGGTTCGTCTCCGAGCGGTCGGGGTTCCGCGCGGCGTTCGGCGTGCTGTTCGCCTCGCTCGTGCTCGCCGCTGTCCTCGCCGTCTGGCTGCTCGTCACCGAACGCCAGCGAGCGACCTGA
- a CDS encoding cobalamin-independent methionine synthase II family protein has protein sequence MTANDRIRTTHIGSLPRPPELLDLLEQRQAGEDIDPDEWDETVADATRGVVQRQADVGLDDVNNGEQSRVSFNWYVADRLSGIDGKREQELWADLQEFPDYASESFKTDVIDLSMQPVVDGPVEYTGHEDAKAELDGFQAALDDVDADFEDTFVTSASPSVIAATHVDDHYGSYEEFLFAVADAIAEEYELVAETGTTLQIDAPELLTVGHTAAYADAPLDDVKAATRLNVEALNEALSNVPAEQVRLHTCWGSYEGPHHLDADLADLLPEIYEADITGLSVEQANPRHQHEYRAFAEHPVPDGWDLIPGVVDVKTNVVDHPETIADRLERVADAVDDSTPLVAAPDCGFGTQAGIGMVHPEIAWKKLDALVEGAAIATERVY, from the coding sequence ATGACGGCGAACGACCGCATTCGCACGACGCACATCGGTAGCCTTCCTCGACCCCCGGAACTGCTCGACCTGCTGGAGCAGCGCCAAGCTGGCGAGGACATCGACCCCGACGAGTGGGATGAAACCGTCGCAGACGCCACGCGTGGCGTCGTCCAGCGGCAGGCGGACGTCGGCCTCGACGACGTCAACAACGGCGAGCAGTCCCGCGTCTCCTTCAACTGGTACGTCGCGGACCGCCTCAGCGGCATCGACGGGAAGCGCGAACAGGAACTGTGGGCGGACCTCCAGGAGTTCCCGGACTACGCCTCGGAGTCGTTCAAGACGGATGTCATCGACCTCTCGATGCAGCCGGTCGTCGACGGCCCCGTCGAGTACACCGGCCACGAGGACGCGAAAGCCGAACTCGACGGCTTTCAGGCCGCCCTCGACGACGTGGACGCGGACTTCGAGGACACGTTCGTGACGTCGGCGTCCCCGAGCGTCATCGCCGCCACACACGTCGACGACCACTACGGCTCCTACGAGGAGTTCCTGTTCGCCGTCGCGGACGCGATAGCCGAAGAGTACGAACTCGTCGCCGAAACCGGGACGACGCTGCAGATCGACGCGCCGGAACTGCTCACCGTCGGGCACACCGCGGCGTACGCCGACGCGCCGCTCGACGACGTCAAAGCCGCCACCCGACTGAACGTCGAAGCGCTCAACGAGGCGCTGTCGAACGTCCCCGCCGAACAGGTGCGTTTGCACACGTGCTGGGGGAGCTACGAGGGCCCCCACCACCTCGACGCCGACCTCGCCGACCTCCTCCCGGAAATCTACGAAGCAGACATCACCGGCCTGAGCGTCGAGCAGGCCAACCCCCGCCACCAACACGAGTACCGCGCGTTCGCCGAACACCCGGTGCCGGACGGCTGGGACCTCATCCCGGGCGTCGTCGACGTGAAGACGAACGTCGTCGACCACCCCGAAACCATCGCGGACCGACTGGAACGGGTGGCCGACGCCGTCGACGACTCGACGCCGCTGGTCGCCGCGCCGGACTGCGGGTTCGGCACGCAGGCCGGCATCGGCATGGTCCACCCCGAAATCGCGTGGAAGAAGCTCGACGCGCTCGTGGAGGGCGCCGCTATCGCGACCGAGCGCGTCTACTGA
- a CDS encoding MFS transporter, giving the protein MGLHTAVRREVTALWGDGKGVSLVAVATGWGLLNGGRMVYPVIIPYLQTDYGLSLTVSGLLVTVLWFFAAIGQLPGGMLADRYDERALMAVSAVVVAAALGLVVTSSSPLVLFAATAVWGLGHSLYPIARITILSKLYTQRLGSALGVTMATGDIGQTVLPPIAAALAAAVAWQAGLGFVAPLLVLAGILVYATSPSRDDADDGTDAETDSESTQSLRDAVDVLAELRTPEIGFMTVILFLYIFVWQSFTAFYPTYLTSVKGLSTPQASVLFGFFFAVGVLVKPLAGAAYDRIGMRRSLIGILLPAAAGFVLLPVVSGVWPLVGVTALVSTMLGTGAITQSFLADAFSEATQGTGLGVVRTLTASLAAAGPVVFGVVGDHGYFDEGYVFLAVVMAVVVVLTYRMPESA; this is encoded by the coding sequence ATGGGGTTGCACACCGCGGTTCGGCGGGAAGTGACGGCGCTGTGGGGCGACGGGAAGGGCGTCTCCCTCGTCGCTGTCGCGACCGGCTGGGGCCTGCTGAACGGCGGGCGGATGGTCTACCCCGTTATCATCCCCTACCTCCAGACCGACTACGGGCTCTCCCTGACGGTGTCGGGACTGCTCGTGACCGTGCTGTGGTTCTTCGCGGCAATCGGCCAGCTCCCCGGTGGGATGCTCGCCGACCGGTACGACGAGCGCGCGCTCATGGCCGTGAGCGCGGTCGTCGTCGCCGCGGCGCTCGGCCTCGTCGTCACGTCCTCGTCGCCGCTCGTCCTGTTCGCCGCGACCGCCGTCTGGGGGCTCGGGCACTCGCTGTACCCCATCGCCAGAATCACGATTCTCTCGAAGCTCTACACGCAGCGCCTCGGCAGCGCGCTCGGCGTCACGATGGCGACCGGCGACATCGGACAGACCGTCCTCCCGCCGATTGCCGCCGCGCTCGCCGCCGCCGTCGCGTGGCAGGCCGGCCTCGGCTTCGTCGCGCCGCTGCTCGTCCTCGCCGGGATTCTCGTCTACGCCACGTCCCCGAGCCGGGACGACGCGGACGACGGGACGGACGCCGAGACGGATTCGGAGAGCACGCAGTCGCTGCGGGACGCCGTCGATGTCCTCGCGGAACTCCGGACGCCCGAAATCGGGTTCATGACGGTCATCCTCTTCCTCTATATCTTCGTCTGGCAGTCCTTCACCGCGTTCTACCCGACCTACCTCACGTCGGTGAAAGGCCTCTCCACCCCGCAGGCGAGCGTGCTGTTCGGGTTCTTCTTCGCGGTCGGCGTGCTCGTCAAGCCGCTGGCCGGCGCGGCCTACGACCGCATCGGGATGCGCCGCTCGCTCATCGGAATTCTGCTCCCGGCCGCCGCTGGCTTCGTCCTGTTGCCCGTCGTCTCCGGCGTCTGGCCGCTCGTCGGCGTCACCGCGCTCGTCAGCACGATGCTCGGCACCGGCGCAATCACGCAGTCGTTCCTCGCGGACGCGTTCTCCGAGGCGACCCAGGGCACCGGCCTCGGCGTCGTCCGCACGCTCACCGCGTCGTTGGCCGCCGCCGGTCCGGTCGTCTTCGGCGTCGTCGGCGACCACGGCTACTTCGACGAAGGCTACGTCTTCCTCGCGGTCGTGATGGCTGTCGTCGTCGTGCTCACGTACCGGATGCCCGAATCGGCCTGA